A window of Paenibacillus sp. 19GGS1-52 contains these coding sequences:
- the yycH gene encoding two-component system activity regulator YycH — protein sequence MKERVKSWILALLVLGSLVESYYLIYRLPGTDSAVLSENLYVKTDNMGPEEKVENLLYPDKMIIHMGDGKHTLFYPSSTFYNLILNRLKGRGFESFQRRSVQDFNWNQIRKENPGIELSFGAGIPVTLLQRIMQLSPDSLFAGESIDKIWIYNIKNDSKAHAIFFSTRGDIVYEAAKVDLTVQDIQQHVDFGKNLTSYTTLNGDYYVPDSKISLVEVEMPSGMYTIEQMQSNLFFDAGSTRYIREKNGSEIYTDSKRSLQVDQEQNWMSYSDPAALPAGESTPAKDALEAVDFVNQHGGWNGTYRLAATEESRLERKVSFQQYYGSYPYGSYPIMSKPQLQYGVINLELQQGTVSSYDRSLIYIDENKSVKKVVELSGGEELQNQLTQIGKASSVKDLTPAYVPVEKGGKLELLPVWRVTLSDGSVLTLN from the coding sequence GTGAAGGAAAGAGTGAAATCCTGGATACTGGCCTTGCTCGTGCTTGGGAGTCTCGTGGAGAGCTATTATTTGATTTATCGGCTGCCTGGTACGGATTCGGCTGTACTTTCGGAGAATTTATATGTAAAGACAGACAACATGGGGCCTGAAGAGAAGGTTGAGAATTTGCTCTATCCCGATAAAATGATTATTCATATGGGAGACGGTAAGCACACCCTGTTTTACCCCAGCTCGACCTTTTACAATCTGATCCTGAATCGGTTGAAGGGGCGGGGCTTTGAAAGCTTCCAACGGCGCTCGGTGCAGGACTTCAACTGGAATCAGATTCGCAAGGAGAATCCAGGGATTGAGCTGTCCTTCGGAGCAGGAATTCCCGTAACGCTGCTGCAGCGGATAATGCAGCTGTCACCGGATTCCTTGTTCGCGGGGGAAAGCATTGATAAGATCTGGATATACAATATCAAGAATGACTCCAAGGCCCATGCCATCTTTTTCAGCACCCGGGGTGATATTGTATATGAAGCGGCTAAAGTCGATCTTACCGTGCAGGACATCCAGCAGCATGTGGATTTTGGCAAGAATTTGACTTCTTATACAACATTGAATGGTGACTATTATGTACCTGACAGTAAGATATCGCTGGTCGAGGTAGAGATGCCATCCGGTATGTACACCATTGAACAGATGCAGAGCAATCTCTTCTTTGACGCTGGGAGCACCAGATATATTCGTGAGAAAAATGGATCGGAGATTTACACGGACAGCAAACGTAGTCTGCAGGTCGATCAGGAGCAGAATTGGATGAGCTACAGCGACCCTGCTGCACTTCCGGCTGGTGAAAGCACACCGGCCAAGGATGCGCTTGAGGCTGTGGATTTTGTGAATCAGCATGGCGGTTGGAATGGAACCTATCGGCTGGCAGCAACGGAGGAGAGCAGACTGGAGCGAAAGGTTTCCTTTCAACAGTATTATGGCTCCTACCCTTATGGTTCTTATCCAATTATGAGTAAGCCACAGCTACAGTATGGTGTGATTAATCTGGAACTGCAGCAGGGCACCGTATCTTCCTATGATCGATCTTTAATTTATATTGATGAGAACAAATCCGTGAAAAAAGTTGTGGAGTTGTCGGGAGGAGAGGAGCTGCAGAATCAGCTTACCCAGATTGGCAAGGCTTCTTCTGTAAAGGATTTAACACCTGCTTATGTACCTGTGGAAAAAGGTGGGAAGCTGGAGCTGCTCCCGGTATGGCGTGTTACGCTGAGCGACGGCAGCGTGCTAACGCTGAACTAG
- the walK gene encoding cell wall metabolism sensor histidine kinase WalK, with product MKGLSFFRTIQAKLIIVYVLLILIAMQLIGVYFVSSMKNSLTDNFTKDLKARAEMLSILTADKFGSEAGTSDEETAVESLRGMVNNLYINGAEIQVLDANGKIITTSVPSQSDYVGQRNTQTVVSRALQGISDNEEYIIADDNVRKKVVAKPVLSGDKVVGAIYIAADMKDLYATMSRINSVFISGMLLALALTAVLGVILAHTITQPIKEMTRHATAVAEGRFNRKMPVFGNDEIGQLSQAFNYMTGRLREALSQNEEEKEKLASILTNMSDGVVATDESGVVILMNRRAALMLGAEGPLPEGAPLAELLGLDQEQSVSLAKGNAQSAMLHLSHLGGDDPNSVRVTFTPIHRREGLGIAGTIAVLQDVTEQENLEESRREFVANVSHELRTPLTTIKSYAEALDDGALDDPQLAVRFVGVIRNETERMIRLVTDLLHLSRLDSREARLRIQQTDITEMLEDVADRFSFQIRQKRIDISTRVRKEVSTAWLDRDQIDQVLGNLVSNALKYTPEGGTIELEALKSEDGMLSISVRDSGIGIPKKDIERIFERFYRVDKARSRNMGGTGLGLSIAREIVKAHGGSISLQSELNEGSQVTFTLPLQSQRGSEA from the coding sequence ATGAAGGGACTGTCCTTTTTTCGGACGATTCAGGCCAAGCTTATTATTGTTTACGTCCTATTGATTCTGATCGCGATGCAGTTGATTGGTGTTTATTTTGTCAGCTCCATGAAGAATTCGCTAACAGACAACTTCACGAAGGATCTTAAAGCGCGGGCAGAAATGTTATCGATTCTGACTGCGGATAAATTCGGCAGCGAAGCTGGAACGTCGGATGAGGAGACCGCAGTGGAAAGTCTGCGTGGCATGGTGAACAATCTTTATATTAATGGTGCTGAGATTCAGGTTCTTGATGCCAACGGCAAAATTATCACTACATCCGTACCCTCACAAAGCGATTATGTCGGACAGCGCAATACACAGACGGTTGTCAGCCGAGCTTTGCAGGGCATCAGCGACAACGAAGAATATATTATAGCTGATGATAATGTACGTAAGAAGGTTGTGGCCAAGCCTGTGCTCTCGGGTGACAAGGTGGTGGGTGCCATTTATATCGCTGCGGACATGAAGGATCTATATGCGACGATGAGCCGCATCAACAGTGTCTTCATTTCGGGCATGCTGCTGGCTTTAGCACTTACAGCTGTGTTGGGTGTAATTCTGGCCCATACCATTACTCAGCCTATCAAGGAAATGACCAGGCACGCTACCGCTGTTGCGGAAGGTCGATTTAATCGGAAGATGCCGGTATTCGGCAATGATGAAATTGGACAACTGAGTCAGGCCTTTAATTATATGACCGGAAGATTGCGTGAAGCCTTATCGCAAAATGAGGAGGAAAAGGAAAAGCTGGCTTCCATCCTCACTAATATGAGCGATGGAGTGGTAGCTACAGATGAGAGCGGAGTAGTCATTCTGATGAACCGTCGTGCTGCACTGATGCTGGGAGCGGAGGGGCCGCTTCCGGAAGGTGCACCGCTTGCTGAGCTGCTGGGTCTTGATCAAGAGCAGTCCGTGTCTTTGGCCAAAGGCAATGCCCAATCGGCCATGCTTCATCTGTCCCATCTTGGCGGAGACGATCCTAACAGTGTTAGGGTAACCTTTACTCCGATCCACCGCCGGGAAGGGTTAGGAATTGCGGGTACGATTGCCGTGCTGCAGGATGTAACTGAACAAGAGAATCTGGAAGAGTCGCGCCGGGAGTTTGTGGCGAATGTCTCGCATGAGCTGCGAACACCTCTTACGACAATTAAGAGCTACGCCGAAGCATTGGATGATGGAGCGCTCGATGATCCGCAGCTGGCTGTGCGTTTTGTGGGCGTGATAAGGAATGAAACTGAGCGCATGATTCGTCTGGTGACAGACCTGCTGCATCTGTCACGGCTCGATTCCAGGGAAGCCCGTCTCCGAATCCAGCAGACAGACATCACCGAGATGCTGGAGGATGTGGCAGACCGCTTTTCCTTTCAGATTCGGCAAAAACGTATCGATATTAGCACAAGGGTCCGCAAGGAAGTCTCCACTGCCTGGCTAGATCGGGATCAAATTGATCAAGTGCTGGGCAATCTTGTCTCCAATGCGTTGAAATATACGCCGGAGGGCGGCACTATTGAATTGGAAGCACTAAAGAGTGAGGACGGTATGTTGTCTATCTCCGTGCGCGATTCCGGGATCGGTATACCGAAGAAAGATATCGAACGCATCTTTGAACGCTTTTACCGAGTAGATAAGGCGCGCTCACGTAACATGGGTGGGACTGGGCTTGGACTGTCCATTGCCCGGGAAATTGTGAAGGCACATGGAGGTTCTATTTCCCTACAATCCGAGCTTAATGAGGGCTCGCAGGTAACCTTTACGCTGCCTCTACAGAGCCAAAGGGGGAGTGAGGCGTGA
- a CDS encoding adenylosuccinate synthase — protein sequence MSTVVVVGTQWGDEGKGKITDFLAESADVVARYQGGNNAGHTILIDGKKYKLSLIPSGVFYKEKTCVIGNGMVINPEALIQEINYIHESGFDTTNLVISDRAHVIMPYHMLLDALEEDRKGPNKIGTTRKGIGPCYMDKAARNGIRIADLMDAEEFELRLRPLMEEKNQVITQVYGGEALDVEEILTQYLAYAEVLRNYVTDTSVVLNDAIDAGSRVLFEGAQGVMLDIDQGTYPFVTSSNPSAGGVCIGSGVGPSKIKQVIGVAKAYTTRVGDGPFPTELNNEVGEYIRETGHEYGTVTGRARRVGWFDSVVVRHARRVSGLTGLSLNSLDVLSGLETVKICTGYKFRGEIINHYPASLKMLAECEAVYEELPGWSEDITSAKTLSDLPENTRRYVERVSELTGIPIAIFSVGRNREQTNQVLPIYI from the coding sequence ATGTCAACGGTAGTCGTCGTGGGAACACAATGGGGAGACGAAGGCAAAGGGAAAATCACAGACTTTCTAGCAGAGAGCGCAGATGTGGTCGCCCGGTATCAAGGTGGTAACAATGCCGGTCACACGATTCTGATTGACGGTAAGAAGTATAAGCTCAGCTTGATTCCATCTGGTGTATTTTATAAAGAGAAAACTTGTGTAATTGGTAACGGAATGGTTATTAATCCGGAAGCACTGATACAAGAAATTAATTATATTCACGAGAGCGGATTCGACACCACAAATTTGGTTATCAGCGACCGTGCTCACGTTATTATGCCTTATCATATGTTGTTGGATGCTTTGGAAGAGGATCGCAAAGGTCCGAACAAGATCGGGACGACCCGCAAAGGAATTGGCCCATGCTATATGGACAAAGCCGCACGCAACGGTATTCGTATTGCCGATCTCATGGACGCTGAGGAATTCGAGCTGAGACTTCGTCCATTAATGGAAGAGAAGAATCAGGTTATTACACAGGTCTATGGTGGTGAGGCTCTAGATGTTGAAGAGATTCTAACCCAATATCTGGCCTATGCCGAAGTGCTTCGCAACTATGTAACAGATACATCTGTTGTGCTCAACGATGCCATTGATGCAGGTTCAAGAGTATTGTTTGAAGGCGCACAAGGAGTTATGCTTGATATTGATCAAGGCACATACCCGTTCGTTACATCGTCTAATCCATCTGCGGGTGGTGTCTGCATCGGCTCTGGTGTTGGTCCCTCTAAGATCAAACAGGTTATCGGTGTTGCCAAGGCGTATACCACTCGTGTGGGTGATGGCCCTTTCCCTACTGAACTGAATAATGAAGTCGGTGAGTATATTCGTGAGACAGGTCATGAATATGGGACTGTAACGGGACGTGCGCGTCGCGTAGGTTGGTTCGACAGCGTTGTTGTACGCCATGCTCGTCGTGTCAGCGGTCTTACGGGCTTGTCACTTAACTCCTTGGATGTACTCAGCGGTCTTGAGACTGTGAAGATCTGTACGGGCTACAAATTCCGTGGGGAGATCATTAACCACTATCCGGCTAGTCTCAAAATGCTGGCGGAATGCGAAGCTGTATACGAAGAGCTTCCAGGCTGGAGCGAGGATATCACTTCTGCAAAAACGTTGAGCGATTTGCCTGAGAATACTCGCCGATACGTTGAACGTGTATCGGAGCTGACAGGCATTCCGATCGCTATCTTCTCTGTTGGCCGTAACCGGGAACAGACTAATCAAGTACTGCCAATCTATATCTAA
- the yycF gene encoding response regulator YycF, with amino-acid sequence MQMGTILVVDDEQPIADILKFNLEKEGYEVICAFDGISAVELALSIRPDLMLLDLMLPGKDGMDVCREVRAAHLDIPIIMLTAKDGEIDKVLGLELGADDYVTKPFSTRELLARVKAQMRRQHKPTPSEALSEPAESKQGIQHFDLFIDTDMYLVYKDGEPLDLTHREYELIYYMVRHAGKVMTREHLLQAVWGFEYFGDVRTVDVTIRRLREKIEENPSKPEYIFTRRGLGYLMHSPKSGGL; translated from the coding sequence ATGCAGATGGGGACGATTCTGGTAGTAGACGATGAACAGCCTATTGCTGACATATTGAAATTCAATTTGGAAAAAGAAGGCTATGAGGTTATCTGCGCCTTTGATGGGATCAGCGCTGTGGAGCTGGCTTTATCCATACGCCCCGATCTCATGCTGCTTGATCTTATGCTGCCAGGTAAGGACGGAATGGATGTTTGCCGTGAGGTGCGTGCGGCGCACCTGGATATTCCTATCATTATGCTAACCGCCAAGGACGGAGAGATTGACAAGGTGCTTGGTCTGGAACTTGGTGCTGATGATTATGTGACCAAGCCGTTTAGTACGCGTGAACTGCTGGCCAGAGTAAAAGCCCAGATGCGGAGGCAGCATAAGCCAACCCCGTCGGAGGCACTCAGTGAGCCCGCAGAGAGCAAGCAGGGTATTCAACATTTTGATCTGTTTATAGATACAGACATGTATTTGGTATACAAAGACGGAGAACCACTAGACTTAACACATCGTGAGTATGAGCTGATCTATTATATGGTTCGGCATGCCGGCAAGGTAATGACCCGGGAGCATTTGTTGCAAGCCGTCTGGGGATTCGAATATTTCGGTGATGTGCGGACTGTAGATGTAACCATCCGGCGTCTACGGGAGAAAATTGAGGAGAATCCCAGCAAACCGGAATATATTTTTACTCGGCGTGGACTTGGTTATTTAATGCATAGCCCCAAAAGCGGAGGGCTGTGA
- the dnaB gene encoding replicative DNA helicase, whose amino-acid sequence MGGDLFFDRIPPQNLEAEQAVIGAILLQDEALLTTMERVNTEDFYDKPHQMIFEAMVQLGEESQPIDLVTLTSRLQDKGQLEDIGGVSYLAKLAHAVPTAANVEYYAQIIEEKAMLRRLIRTATQIVSEGYTGGEDVAGMLSDAERRILEISNRRSGSGFVAIRDVLMQVFDRVELLHQNKGGTSGIPSGFVDLDKMTNGFQRNDLIIVAARPSVGKTAFALNIAQNVSVRAKETVAIFSLEMSAPQLVQRMICAEANLDANIMRTGDFKSDDDWSKLTMGIQSLSEAEIYIDDSPGITVTEIRAKCRRLKKEKGLGMIVIDYLQLIQGRGKGGENRQQEVSEISRTLKQIARELDVPVIALSQLSRGVEQRQDKRPMMSDLRESGSIEQDADIVAFLYRDDYYNQDTEKKNIIEIIIAKQRNGPVGTVELVFLKNFNKFVNYERAHAEPFAG is encoded by the coding sequence ATGGGTGGAGATCTCTTTTTCGATCGGATTCCCCCGCAGAATCTGGAGGCTGAGCAAGCGGTAATTGGCGCTATTTTGCTGCAGGATGAAGCACTGCTCACCACTATGGAACGGGTGAATACCGAAGACTTCTACGATAAACCGCATCAAATGATATTTGAGGCGATGGTGCAGCTCGGAGAAGAGAGCCAGCCGATTGATCTTGTTACGCTGACGTCCAGACTGCAGGACAAGGGACAGCTGGAGGATATCGGCGGTGTCAGCTATTTGGCTAAGCTGGCACATGCGGTGCCGACGGCGGCGAACGTAGAGTATTATGCGCAGATTATCGAAGAGAAGGCCATGCTGCGGCGTCTGATTCGTACAGCAACGCAGATCGTAAGTGAAGGTTATACGGGCGGCGAAGATGTAGCTGGCATGTTGAGTGATGCTGAGCGGCGTATTCTGGAAATTTCGAATCGACGCAGTGGCAGTGGGTTTGTGGCCATTCGGGATGTGCTGATGCAGGTATTTGACCGGGTGGAGTTGCTGCACCAGAATAAGGGCGGGACCTCCGGAATTCCCTCCGGATTCGTGGATCTAGACAAAATGACCAATGGCTTTCAGCGAAACGACCTGATAATTGTGGCAGCCCGTCCTTCCGTAGGGAAAACCGCATTCGCACTTAATATCGCCCAGAATGTATCTGTACGTGCCAAAGAGACTGTTGCCATATTCAGCCTGGAAATGTCAGCACCACAGCTGGTACAGCGTATGATTTGTGCTGAAGCTAATCTGGATGCCAATATTATGCGTACAGGGGACTTCAAGAGTGATGATGACTGGTCAAAGCTGACGATGGGGATTCAGTCGCTGTCGGAAGCGGAGATTTATATTGATGATTCACCGGGTATTACCGTAACGGAAATCCGTGCGAAATGTCGGAGACTTAAGAAGGAAAAGGGTCTTGGCATGATCGTCATTGACTATCTGCAACTGATACAAGGTCGCGGAAAAGGCGGGGAGAACCGCCAGCAGGAAGTATCGGAAATCTCGCGTACGCTGAAGCAGATTGCCCGTGAGCTGGACGTGCCTGTTATTGCGCTGTCCCAGCTTAGTCGGGGTGTGGAGCAACGTCAGGATAAACGCCCAATGATGAGTGACTTGCGTGAGTCCGGTTCGATCGAGCAGGATGCCGATATCGTAGCGTTTCTGTATCGTGATGATTATTACAATCAGGACACGGAGAAGAAAAATATTATCGAAATCATCATAGCCAAGCAGCGTAACGGACCCGTAGGTACGGTGGAGCTTGTATTCTTAAAAAACTTCAACAAGTTCGTCAACTACGAGCGGGCGCATGCAGAACCATTTGCAGGTTAA
- a CDS encoding M23 family metallopeptidase yields MNGFKFMRRVGKLQDGQTATGGSGVEQNSNAASDTKVFHQATGARKVRRSWILASAGLVLLATFLFGAEKKYVGANTVTYYRVMVQGQEIGNLNEAAQLDKLFEEKRQAYQAKYPDAVMVLQTEGISTQSEKAYKPEIDSAATLKKLDGLLKAYAVGVQLMVDGKAVGVVKDQETANAVLQGVKNYYTPETKASKGANVNLKKTAASSSAIASAKAADKVESTKIREAVTIVPIKADPNKVLNVAEAVKALTEGEEEPLLYTVEEGDTISGIAKRFNITQAEVFRNNPAAKELALQIGDELQLKVAQPDVTVVTVEQVTEQVVTEPEVIVRKSDLLPAGKRKVVRAGQTGLKEMQYRLTKENGLVVQEEWLGQTVVKASLPEVVYSGTKVVGEGTGMFAWPVTGAVTSSSFGERWGRVHKGVDLVSGNRTIMAADAGTVSFAGVKSGYGNVVIINHLNGYETYYGHMSSISVSVGQRLEQGAKVGIMGSTGRSTGTHLHFEIRKNGTAINPMKYLK; encoded by the coding sequence ATGAATGGATTTAAATTCATGCGTCGGGTGGGGAAACTACAGGACGGTCAAACCGCAACTGGAGGATCCGGCGTAGAGCAGAACAGTAATGCCGCTAGTGATACTAAAGTCTTTCATCAAGCAACGGGAGCTCGGAAGGTAAGGCGCTCCTGGATTTTGGCATCGGCCGGTCTCGTGCTTCTGGCTACCTTTTTGTTCGGTGCAGAGAAGAAATATGTAGGAGCAAACACGGTAACCTATTATCGAGTAATGGTGCAGGGGCAGGAGATTGGAAACCTCAACGAAGCGGCACAGCTGGACAAGCTATTCGAAGAGAAGCGGCAGGCTTATCAAGCCAAATATCCGGATGCGGTGATGGTACTGCAAACAGAAGGCATTTCTACGCAATCAGAGAAGGCTTACAAACCGGAGATTGACAGTGCGGCAACGCTGAAGAAGTTGGATGGTTTGCTCAAAGCTTATGCAGTAGGTGTGCAGTTGATGGTAGACGGCAAAGCAGTGGGTGTTGTGAAGGATCAGGAGACGGCAAATGCAGTTCTGCAAGGGGTGAAGAACTATTATACCCCAGAGACTAAGGCTTCAAAAGGCGCGAATGTGAATCTGAAGAAGACCGCAGCTTCAAGCTCAGCTATTGCGTCAGCGAAAGCTGCTGACAAGGTGGAGTCGACCAAGATTCGTGAGGCAGTGACCATTGTCCCGATTAAGGCAGATCCCAACAAAGTACTGAATGTGGCGGAGGCAGTCAAGGCGCTCACGGAAGGTGAAGAGGAGCCTCTGCTCTATACTGTCGAGGAGGGTGATACGATCTCGGGTATTGCCAAACGCTTCAATATCACTCAGGCAGAAGTATTCCGCAATAACCCAGCGGCCAAAGAACTGGCTTTGCAAATCGGGGACGAGCTGCAACTGAAGGTAGCACAACCGGATGTCACTGTAGTTACGGTGGAGCAAGTAACAGAGCAGGTCGTTACAGAACCGGAAGTTATTGTACGTAAAAGCGATTTATTACCGGCAGGTAAGCGTAAAGTCGTGCGTGCAGGACAGACCGGGCTTAAAGAAATGCAATATCGGCTGACGAAGGAGAATGGTCTTGTTGTCCAGGAAGAATGGCTGGGACAGACGGTGGTTAAGGCTTCTCTGCCTGAGGTTGTATATAGTGGAACAAAGGTTGTTGGTGAAGGAACGGGCATGTTCGCTTGGCCAGTCACTGGGGCTGTAACTTCGAGCAGCTTCGGAGAGCGCTGGGGACGTGTTCATAAGGGAGTAGATTTGGTATCTGGCAACCGTACTATTATGGCTGCTGATGCGGGTACTGTATCATTTGCTGGTGTGAAAAGCGGATACGGCAATGTGGTCATTATAAATCATCTTAACGGCTATGAAACGTATTATGGGCATATGAGCAGCATCTCCGTTTCCGTAGGGCAGCGGTTGGAGCAGGGAGCCAAGGTTGGTATTATGGGAAGTACCGGTCGTTCAACCGGCACACATCTACATTTTGAAATCCGTAAGAACGGAACAGCTATCAATCCAATGAAATATTTGAAATAG
- the rplI gene encoding 50S ribosomal protein L9, translated as MKVIFLKDVKGQGKKGQVKEVSEGYAANFLLPRGLVRPATDGNVKTLENQAAAEQRRKDNEKGDAQQLGKKLDELTLSMKAKAGEGGRLFGAITSKQIAETLSSTEGIVIDKRKIELSDPIRHLGVTQVIIKLHTEVKATLKVQVTEE; from the coding sequence ATGAAGGTCATTTTCTTAAAAGATGTTAAGGGACAAGGTAAAAAGGGTCAAGTCAAAGAGGTGTCAGAAGGTTATGCAGCCAACTTCCTGCTGCCGCGGGGACTGGTTCGTCCGGCAACAGATGGCAATGTGAAGACGTTGGAGAATCAGGCAGCTGCGGAACAACGACGTAAGGATAATGAAAAAGGGGATGCACAGCAGCTTGGCAAGAAGCTGGACGAGCTAACCCTGAGCATGAAAGCAAAAGCGGGTGAAGGCGGTCGTCTATTTGGCGCCATTACAAGCAAACAGATTGCTGAAACTCTGTCATCTACTGAGGGCATCGTTATCGATAAGCGTAAAATTGAGCTGAGTGATCCCATCCGTCATTTGGGTGTGACTCAGGTTATTATAAAGCTGCATACTGAAGTAAAGGCTACGCTTAAGGTTCAGGTAACGGAGGAGTAA
- a CDS encoding DHH family phosphoesterase produces MPKFLQRRWHGYHTVWAFMLLLVLIIIVSTYNWALGVASLFLAGTLCFSMLKAEISFRRNLVEYINGLSFRIKRVEGEAVSMLPLGIILYSEDRTVEWNNRNAGEIFARKSLVGEAIQELLPDMMSTLAGSAQGKREVFKDGLLKDSRLEITVDERYYQAVIIPSERLLYLYDITELVVLRERYEEEKLAIGIVMMDNLDESAQGMDDQQRTSLIAKVATEITDWSKQFDVYLRRLSSERYLMLLNHRSLQALEESRFVVLDEVREMTADLKVPMTLSIGLAFGAESASELGALAQSSLDMALGRGGDQAAVKAGQRLSFYGGKSNAAEKRTRVRARVIAHALRDLMQESDRVLIMGHRMPDIDAVGAAIGLLKAAQMYNVEANIVMEDAPNPSITRMLEQIRKDEELNKFFISTDQAMQVMTEHTLLIVVDTHKASMTMEPRLVQYASRIVVVDHHRRGEEFINDAVLVYLEPYASSTCELVTELLQYIHDKVKLSPLEATMLLAGITVDTKHFALHTGSRTFEAAGFLRRIGADTILIQRMLKEDLQEYISKAEIIKHARMVYDHIALVVTAPGMKIPQLLIAQTADTLLGMTNVVASFVISERPDGLIGVSARSLGRMNVQVVMEQMGGGGHLSNAAVQLEGTCKEAEARLLEVLAEIESKEGLFE; encoded by the coding sequence ATGCCTAAATTTCTGCAAAGACGCTGGCACGGCTATCATACCGTATGGGCGTTCATGCTGTTGCTGGTTCTTATAATAATAGTCAGTACTTATAACTGGGCCCTTGGTGTCGCTAGTCTGTTTCTGGCGGGCACCTTGTGCTTCTCCATGCTGAAGGCGGAAATATCGTTTCGGCGCAATTTGGTGGAGTATATAAACGGGTTGTCTTTTCGTATCAAGCGGGTAGAGGGTGAAGCGGTCAGTATGCTTCCGCTCGGAATCATACTGTATAGTGAGGATCGTACAGTAGAATGGAACAACCGCAATGCAGGTGAGATCTTCGCCCGTAAGTCCTTGGTAGGTGAGGCAATTCAAGAGTTGCTGCCTGATATGATGTCTACTTTGGCGGGGAGTGCGCAGGGGAAGCGGGAGGTTTTTAAAGACGGTCTCTTGAAAGACTCTCGGTTAGAAATCACTGTGGATGAGCGGTATTATCAAGCGGTGATCATTCCAAGCGAACGTCTTCTTTACTTATATGACATAACGGAGCTTGTGGTGCTGCGTGAACGCTATGAGGAAGAAAAGCTGGCGATAGGTATCGTAATGATGGACAATCTGGATGAATCTGCTCAAGGGATGGATGACCAACAGCGAACTTCGCTAATCGCCAAAGTAGCCACCGAGATCACGGATTGGAGCAAGCAGTTTGATGTGTACTTGCGCCGTTTGTCTTCGGAACGTTATCTAATGCTACTGAATCATCGTAGTCTGCAGGCATTGGAGGAAAGCCGTTTCGTTGTTCTGGATGAGGTTCGCGAGATGACGGCTGATTTGAAAGTGCCTATGACACTGAGTATTGGTCTGGCCTTTGGAGCGGAGTCCGCAAGTGAGCTTGGTGCTCTAGCGCAATCCAGTCTTGATATGGCCCTTGGGCGGGGCGGTGATCAAGCGGCAGTTAAGGCAGGACAACGGCTGTCTTTCTATGGCGGCAAAAGTAATGCTGCTGAGAAGCGCACCAGGGTAAGAGCTCGAGTGATCGCCCATGCTCTGCGCGATTTGATGCAGGAGAGCGACCGCGTACTTATCATGGGACACCGGATGCCGGATATTGACGCAGTGGGAGCTGCTATCGGATTACTCAAGGCTGCACAAATGTATAATGTGGAAGCAAACATCGTAATGGAGGATGCACCCAATCCTTCAATCACCCGAATGTTGGAGCAGATTCGCAAGGATGAAGAACTGAACAAATTCTTCATCTCTACGGATCAAGCCATGCAAGTGATGACTGAGCATACGCTGCTGATCGTTGTGGATACGCATAAAGCGTCTATGACGATGGAACCACGGCTTGTCCAATATGCCAGCCGGATTGTAGTTGTGGATCATCACCGGAGAGGCGAGGAATTCATTAATGATGCCGTGCTCGTCTATCTGGAACCCTATGCTTCATCTACCTGTGAACTGGTGACGGAGCTGCTGCAGTATATCCATGATAAGGTCAAGCTTAGCCCGCTGGAAGCAACCATGCTGCTTGCCGGGATTACAGTGGATACGAAACATTTTGCGCTTCATACAGGCTCGCGTACTTTTGAAGCAGCAGGCTTTCTGCGCCGGATTGGCGCGGATACGATTCTCATTCAGCGCATGCTGAAAGAGGATCTGCAAGAGTACATTTCCAAAGCGGAGATTATCAAACATGCGCGAATGGTATATGATCATATTGCATTGGTTGTGACAGCACCGGGAATGAAGATCCCGCAGCTGCTTATTGCCCAGACTGCGGATACGCTACTCGGAATGACGAATGTAGTCGCTTCATTCGTCATTAGTGAGCGTCCTGACGGCCTTATCGGCGTTAGTGCCCGATCACTCGGGCGCATGAACGTTCAGGTCGTTATGGAGCAAATGGGTGGCGGTGGACATCTGTCCAATGCGGCTGTTCAGCTGGAGGGAACATGTAAGGAAGCAGAGGCCAGGCTGTTGGAAGTGCTGGCTGAAATTGAATCGAAAGAGGGGCTGTTCGAATGA